The sequence GGATACAAAAAGCCAGTACCCAGATAATGCCGCTCTGAATTACACCTTCCAGACCGCTGAAAGTATAAGAAGCCCAGGGACTTGGGTTTATAGAAAGGTGGTGGGTGAGGTGAAAGCGCTTGTACACCTTCTTTCCATGCATCCACCGGTGGGTCCAATAAAAATAGGTATCGTGGATGACCAATGCCAGGGCTACGCTTAATATTAGATAGAGCCATCCAAATTCATTTGCTTCAGAATATACCTGTGTGTATTGTCTTACAGGGCTTGCCAGCAACAGGGCTCCACTTATTCCAAAGATCACCATGGTAGAAATGGAGTCTTTTACTTCACGGATAAAATCTTTTTTAGTGGCTGATTTACTTTGGATTTTTTCTTTTGTAAAGCGGTCTTTCATTAAAAGATAAAATGGAATGAACGCCAAGCCCGCAATGGTAAAATAGCGAAGGCTGTTGAAAAATGTTGCTCCCAGCCAACTTTGAATAAATGTTTCCATGATTATTAATTGGTTTACGCCAAAAATAAGACTTGTAACAGCAGCAGACGTTTACATTTGTTAATTAATTTAATGAATATAGCATTGTGCATCTTTCCAAGAATAATATTTCTGTTTTATGGCATTCTGAGCAATAAATAATTTCCGAGCTCAGATTAATAACAATTAACACAATACATAGTACCTTTTTCTCTGTAAAATACTTATATTCGAATTGATGCAGAAAGTCATTTCCATATTTTTTACTCTACTGTTGTTGCTCAGCAACATAAGCCTTACAATGGCCACGCACTATTGCGCAGGTTTTGTGGTGAAATCTCAGCTCATGCTGGGCAAAGGTGATTTGGATTGCGGCATGCACAAAGTAAAAGAGGAATGCCCATTTCATTCGGATACTAAAGAACGCATCAATAAAGTACCTTGCTGCGAAAATGAATACCTCACGGTAGAGCTAAAAGAGGATTTTAACCAAACGATTCAGAAGCTCAATTTTGATATTGATTTTGTGCAGGCTTTTGCCCAAAGTAAGAGTGAAAAATATTTCCCGGAATTAATCTTTCCACAATACGGTAATTACTACCCGCCCCCACTGGACAAAGACATACAGGTGCTTTTCCAGACCTTCTTAATTTGATTTTGCTGATTTTTTAATTTGCTAATGTGCTGTTCATACAAGTTTTGAACATCGGCACATCAAGTCATTAATTCATCAGCAAATCTGAATTATGCTCAATAAAATCATAAAATATTTTCTGGATAATAAGCTGGTAACATCGCTTATTTTGCTGGGCTTTATTGCCTGGGGAATTGTTACTGCACCTTTTGGCTGGCAGCTTGGGGCATTGCCCTCCGATCCTGTTCCTGTGGATGCCATCCCTGATATTGGCGAAAACCAGCAAATCGTATTTACCGAGTGGCAGGGACGATCGCCACAGGATATAGAAGATCAGATTTCTTATCCGCTTACCACCTATTTGCTGGGGATACCGGGGGTGAAATCCATTCGCAGTTCGTCCATTTTTGGATTTTCCAGCATCTACATCATTTTTAAGGAAGATATTGAATTTTACTGGTCGCGTTCGCGAATTCTAGAAAAACTCAATTCATTGCCGAAAGACATCCTGCCCGATGGGGTGCAACCTACATTGGGACCTGATGCAACTGCGCTTGGTCAGATTTATTGGTACACCATTGAAGGACGCGACAAAGATGGAAATCCTACGGGCGGATGGGATTTACACGAAATACGCACAGTTCAGGATTTTTACGTAAAATATGGGCTCAATGCTACGGATGGGGTTTCTGAAGTGGCATCTATCGGTGGTTTTGTAAAGGAATACCAAATTGATGTAAATCCCGATGCACTGAAATCCTATAATATTCCGCTGCACAAAGTGATGCAGGCCGTTCAAAAATCCAATAGGGATGTGGGCGCCAAAACCATAGAGATCAATCAGGCTGAATATTTGGTGCGCGGACTGGGTTACATCAAAAAATTAGAAGACATTGAAAAAGCAGTGGTAGATGTGCAGGACAATGTCCCCATTCGCATAAAAGATGTCGCGAAAGTGAGTTTGGGTCCCGCTACCCGCAGAGGTGCCCTTGATAAAGGAGGAGCCGAAGTAGTTGGGGGAGTGGTCGTTGCCCGCTATGGAGCCAATCCGCTGGAAGTCATCAATAATGTGAAAGACAAGATCGAGGAAATCTCGCCCGGATTGCCCAAAAAGACACTTGCCAATGGTACGGAAAGCCAGTTGACCATTGTGCCTTTCTACGATCGATCCGGCCTGATTTATGAAACTTTGGGAACACTAGAGGAAGCATTGTCCCTGCAAATTTTGATTGTCATTTTGGTGGTAATTGTAATGGTCTATAATTTACGCGCCTCACTGCTCATTTCCACACTTTTGCCTTTGGCCATTTTGATGGTCTTTATCGCCATGCGCTATTTTGGTGTAGATGCCAATATTGTGGCCTTATCGGGTATTGCTATTGCCATTGGTACTATGGTGGATTTGGGGGTAATTCTTTCGGAGAATATTTTGAAGAAGTTAAATGAAATAGATGGAGATACAGTTGAAATAAATGGAAATAATGTTGAAAAAAGTGGAAATATATCAGATGAAATAGATGGAAATACTGTTGAAATAGATGGGGAATCCAAGACATCCTATTACCAAAAAATTAAAGTAGCGGTTTATGAAGGTTCTGCTGAGGTGAGTTCTGCTATACTCACTGCCGTATCTACCACTATTGTGAGTTTTATTCCGGTATTTACGCTTCAGGCAGCCGAAGGAAAGCTTTTTGGCCCGCTGGCTTATACCAAAACATTTGCATTGATAGCGGCTCTTATCGTAGCACTTTTTATTATGCCCATGTTGGCGCACTGGTTTTTTGGACTTAGAATCAATCACAATAAAATCAAAAACGGATTGAATATTGCGCTCCTGCCTCTGGGTATTCTTTGCCTTGTTTTCGGGCAAATTTGGGCTGGGGTAATTCTTTTGGCTTTTGGCCTTGTGGGGTTGTTGAAATGGTTTTTGTTTGAAAAGCTAGAAGTTGGAAATGAGAAGTTAGAAGATAGAAAAGAGAAGTTAGAAGATAGAAGTTGGAAGTTAGAGGCTAAAAATTGGGGCTATTGGCTATTGGAAAATGCTGAGATATTTATTGTTGCATTTGCTGTTTTATGGTTATTGGCTAAATATTGGTTGCCGCTTGGTGCCGGTAAAAGTCTAATGCTCAATGCTGTTTTCGTCTCGCTTTTGGTTGGACTGATTTTAGGGTCATTCATCTTGCTGGAATATTTCTACAAAAGCATTTTAAAATGGTGCCTAAATCACAAAATTCTATTCCTTTCCTTGCCTTCCTTTTTGATTCTTTTGGGCGCGGTAATTTGGTTGGGGTTCAATACAATATTCGGTTTTGTAGCCAAGGGCACAGATAAATTGGGCTGGGAGATCAGTCAGACAAAAACATGGTCTGCACTTGCGCATACATTTCCGGGAATGGGAAAGGAATTTATGCCATCGCTCAGCGAGGGAAGTTTTTTGCTAATGCCTACTTCTATGCCACATTCGGGTATGGAGTACAACCTGAAAGTACTGGGGCAGATGGATATGCTGCTCAACAGTATCCCTGAAGTGGAAATGGTAGTTGGTAAACTCGGCAGGGTGGAGTCCGCACTCGATCCTGCGCCAATTTCTATGTATGAAAACATCATCAATTACAAACCGGAGTATATAGTCGGTGAAGATGGAAGGAGGGAAAGGTTTGAAATCAATGAGCATGGAGATTTTGTGTTGAACGATGTTTGGATAAAGAGAGAAAATGTAGAAATAAGTGGAAATAAGGCGGATGAAAAGGGAAGTAAAGTTGAAATAAGTAGAAATAAGGTGGATGAAAAAGGGGATAAGGTTGAGGTAGATGGTAATAAAACAGAAATAAATAGAAATAAGGTAGAAACAAATGGAGCAGAGGTGTTTTTTGATGCCGATGCTTATGTATTTGTAAACAAAGAAGGTGAGGAGTTTTCGGGGAAAGTTCAAGACAAATTATTTCAATCTATTTCCAATTCCTTCCATTTATTTCTATTAAAAAATAACAATGGCAATTTCTTCCGAAACTGGCGTCCTCACATCAAATCGCCCGATGATATTTGGGAGGAAATCGTGAAAGTGACCAAAATTCCAGGAGTTACTTCTGCACCAAAACTGCAGCCCATTGAAACGCGAATTGTCATGCTGCAAACAGGTATGCGCGCACCTATGGGAATCAAAGTCTATGGCCCTGATCTCAAAACCATTGAGGATTTCGGTATGCGCCTGGAAGGAATTCTCAAGGAAGTGGCTTCCGTAAAATCAGAAGCGGTTTTTGCAGATAGAATAGTAGGAAAACCCTATTTGCACATCAATATCAATAGAGATGAAATTGCCCGCTACGGGTTGAATATTGAGGATGTGCAACAGACCATAGAAACAGCCATTGGCGGAATGAAAATCACCTCTACGGTAGAAGGAAGGGAGCGTTTTCCGGTCAGGGTACGCTATCCCCGTGAATTGCGCAGTAGTCCCGAAGCCATAGGAAACATATTGATGGCAAGTTCCAATGGAGAACAAGTTCCGCTTAAACAATTGGTGGATATTGAATACGAGCGCGGTCCACAGGCCATCAAAAGTGAAGAGACTTTTTTGGTGGGCTATGTGCTGTTCGACAAACGGGATGGCTTTTCCGAAGTAGGGGTGGTAAATGATGCACAAAAAGCCATTCAGGAAAAAATTGATGCTGGAGAACTGGATGTGCCAAAAGGAGTCAGGTATAAATTTTCTGGCAGCTACGAAAATCAGGTGAGGGCGGAAAAACGCCTGTCTATAATTATTCCGGTGGTTTTGGCCATTGTGTTCCTCATTCTCTATTTCCAGTTCAGCTCGGTTACAACCTCCCTAATGGTATATGCTGGCATTGCTATGGCTTTTAGCGGAGGTTTTATGATGCTTTGGCTTTACGGTCAAAACTGGTTTGTAGATTTTTCCGTTTTCGGAGCCAATCTGCGAGACCTGTTCCAAATGCAGACGGTCAATTTGAGTGTGGCAGTCTGGGTTGGATTTATCGCCTTGTTTGGCCTTGCTACGGATGACGGGGTCTTGATGGCCACTTATTTGGATCAGAGTTTTAAAAGAAACAAAACCGATAACATAAAAGGAATAAGGTCTGCGGTGATCGAGGCCGGACAAAAGAGAATCAAACCGGCTGTGATGACTTCGGCTACTACCATTATTGCTTTATTGCCCATTCTCACTTCAACAGGTCGTGGTGCTGATATTATGGTGCCCATGGCCATTCCTGCTTTTGGGGGGATGATCTTTGCCGCCATTACTTATTTTGTCGTGCCCGTGCTGTATTGTTGGAGGGAGGAGGTTAAAATGAAATAGGTAGAAGTAAATGGAAATATGTGGAGGTATTGTTGAAATAGATTGAAATATGATGGAAATAGGTGGGAGGATGGTTGAAATAAATGGAGATAATTGGAAATATGATGGAAATAAGTGGAAGTATGGTTGAAATAGGTAGAAGTATATGGAAATATGTGGAGGTGTTGTTGAAATAGAAGGAAATATGGTGGGGATAAATGGAGATATGATTGAAATAAGTAGGAAAATAGAGAGATTATTGTTAATTAAATATGATTATTCTTAAACCATCAAAATTTATTTAAAATGAAACAGTCAAATTACATTACGCTAAAGGATTTAGAAGTTTATCAGTTGAGCAGAAAGCTTTCTGCACTTGCATGGGAAATATATTCAAAGCTGAATTACGAGCAGAAGAAAATTATTGGAGATCAATTTATCAGGTCGGCAGATTCAGTAGGAGCTAATATTGCAGAAGGCTATGCCCGCTACCATTACCTCGAAAAAGTCCGCTTTTATCACTTTTCCAGAGGTTCGCTTTCTGAAGCAGTACAACACTGGGCAGAGCTGATGCTGGAAAGGGCTATTATCAATCAAAGTGCATTTGATTCGATCAGTGAAATTCACAAACCATTAGAAGTAAAGCTCAATAATTTCATTGCAGCTACTCTAAAAAACAAAAAGAGATGAGAACCATTTATTTCCTTTCAATTTATTTCAATCTATTTCTATGTATCTCCCTGTTCCTTTCAATACAAGCGAGTGCTCAGTCCATAGAAGATTACCAACAAACAGCAGCCGAACAAAACCCAGGTCTGCAAGCCAAGTACAAGGAATATGAAGCGGCTTTGGAGAAAATTCCACAGGTCAATTCCCTGGCGGATCCGGTATTTTCCTTTGGCTATTTTATATCTCCGGTAGAAACAAGGGTCGGCCCGCAACGGGCAAGGTTTTCACTCTCACAGATGTTTCCCTGGTTCGGTACCTTAAAAGCCCAGGGCGATGCAGCAACACTAATGGCAGAAGCCAAATTCCAGTCTTTCATTGATGTGCGCAACAAACTTTTTTACAGGGTAGCAGCAGCCTATTATCCGCTATATGAACTTCAGCATTGGCAGCAAATTGAGCAGGAAAATATTGAGATACTGGAATCTTATAAAAGTGTTGCCACTAAAAAATTTGAAAATGGAAAAGCGGCTATGGCGGATGTTTTGCGGGTAGATATTATGTTGAATGATGCCATTACCAATCTTAAAATTTTAAAAGACAAAGAACAGCCACTTCGGGTAAGCTTCAACAAGTTGCTCAATAGAAATGAAAATGACAGTATCAGTATTGTCGATTCAATTGATTACAAAGAATTTTCGGCTGAATATTACAATGATTCATTGTTTGAAAATCATCCTTTGCTCAGCGAACTTGATTTGAAAATAAAAGCGGCTGAGGCCGGAGAATTGGCAGCCAAAAAGAAAGGATTGCCACAAATAGGACTGGGGCTTGATTATGTTATAATTGGCGAACGAACGGATCTCTCAGGGGCAGCAGCCTCTGATTTAAATGACAATGGCAAGGATGCCTTTATGCCAATGTTGAGCGTAGGGATTCCCATTTACCGTTCAAAATATAAGGCCGCTGTAAAGGAAAACCGCTTGATGCAGGAAAGCTACGCCCTGCAAAAACAGGAACAGGAAAATGCACTGAAAAGCAATATTGAAATGCAGTGGTTTGAACTTCGGCAACAGCTCGATTTACTCAAGCTTTACGAACAACAAATTCAAAGTTCCCGGCAAACATTAAACTTGCTCTATTCGGCATACAGCAACGATAACAGTGATTTTGAGGAAGTGTTGCGCATGCAGCAGCAATTGCTCAAATACCGCAAAATGAAAGCCACAGCTTTGGCACAATACAATATTGGATTGGCCAAATTCAATTATTTAACTGCTAAAACAAATTAAATTATGGATAATCAACATCATAATCACAAAGACCACGATAAAGACCACAGTCATCATGAACATGATGGCGAAGAATCATCAAACCATCAGCACAACAATAAATCATCACATCAGCATGATCACCACGATCACCACGACCATCATGCGCACATGATCGAGGATTTTAAAAAGCGCTTTTGGGTTTCGCTTCTCATTACGCTGCCCATTGTGGTTTTGGCGCCTATGATACAGGAATTGCTCGGCTATGAACTGCGCTTTCAGGGCGATCGCTATGTGCAATTTGCTTTATCCACCATCGTGTTTTTCTATGGGGGCTGGCCTTTTCTGAAAGGACTGGTAGATGAAATAAAGGACAAAGCCCCGGGCATGATGACCTTGATTGCCCTGGCCATTTCGGTGGCTTATTTCTACAGTTCTGCGGTGGTTTTTGGCGTGGAAGGAAAAATATTCTTTTGGGAATTGGTCAGCTTGATCGACATTATGTTGCTCGGCCATTGGATAGAAATGAAATCGGTAATGGGCGCTTCCAATGCTTTGCAGGAATTGGCAAAATTGATGCCTTCTGAAGCACACCGGATTACTGAAAGTGGGGATTCCGAGACTGTGAAAATATCGGAATTGAAATCCGGAGATATGATTTTGGTAAAACCCGGAGAAAAAGTCCCTGCCGATGGCGAAATCAAAGAAGGGGAAAGTCACCTCAACGAGTCGATGCTGACGGGCGAATCCAAGCCCGTGGCCAAAAAGGCCGGGGATGAAGTGATCGGTGGTTCTATCAATGACAAAGGCTCCCTGAAAATTGAGGTAAAACACACAGAAGAAGACTCCTACCTCTCCAAAGTAATCGGCATGGTGGAAGAGGCGCAGGGCACAAAATCCAAAACACAGAATTTGGCCAATAAAGCAGCAGGGTGGTTGTTCTACCTGGCTTTGGGAGCTGGCATCATTACTTTGGGCGTATGGCTTTTTATGGGAAAGGAATTTGAATATGCCCTGGAGCGCATGGTTACCGTAATGATTATTTCCTGTCCGCACGCTTTGGGTTTGGCTGTTCCATTGGTGGTTGCCATTTCTACGGCTGTTGCGGCTAAAAAAGGTCTGTTGATCCGCAACCGCACTGCATTTGAAAATTCCCGCAAGATCACGACCATGATATTTGACAAAACAGGGACTTTGACCAAAGGTGAATTTGGTGTAACCCGCTTTGAATCAACTGATCAGGATATTTCCAATGAGGAACTTTTAAAAATAGCAGCTGCGATGGAAAGCAATTCCGAGCATCCCATTGCAGGTGGAATTATGCGGAAAGTTCAGGAAATGGACTTGAAATACGAGGAAGCCAAAAATTTCCAGAACATCACAGGACAAGGGATTCAGGCAGAATTAAACGGCAAGAAAGTAAGTATTGTCAGCCCGGGCTACCTCAGGGAAAATGAAATTGAGTTGCCCGAAGGCGATTTTAAGGATGAATCGGAAACCGTGGTTTTTGTTTTGCGGGAAAATAAGCTGATTGGATTTATTGCACTGGCAGATGAAATCAGGGAAGATGCTTTTGAGTCAGTGGCCACATTAAAAGAGCGGGGCATTAAAGTAATTATGGCCACCGGAGACAATGAAACCGTTGCAAAAGCTGTGAGCAAAACACTGGAACTGGACGATTACTATGCAGAAGTTTTGCCCGAAGACAAACAAAAGATCATTAAGGATTTACAGGAAAAGGGTGAGTTTGTTGCCATGACCGGAGATGGCGTAAATGATGCGCCTGCATTGGCCCAGGCCAATGTTGGCATTGCAGTGGGTTCTGGAACGGATGTAGCAGCGGAAACGGCAGATATAGTGCTGGTCAATAGCAATCCAAAGGACATTGCCTCATTGATACTTTTCGGGGCAGCGACTTACCGCAAGATGATGCAGAATCTCTGGTGGGCTGCGGGATACAATATTGTGGCTGTGCCAATGGCCGCGGGAATTCTGGCTCCCGTGGGAATAATTTTAAGTCCGGCAGTTGGTGCGGTTTTGATGAGTTTAAGTACCGTAATTGTGGCGGTGAATGCGCAATTGCTCAAAAAACAAATGAATTGATGTAGTTGATGTGCTGATGAATTGATATGCTGATGTGCTGATGGATTGATGATTTGATGTGCTGATTTGCTAATGAATTGATATGTTGAATAAATATTTATTTTTTAATGATTAAAAATAGAATGATGGAAAAAAGAAATGAAATATTGGAATTGAGCTTTGATTTTGCGCTCAATGTTATTGAATATTCTGAGAAACTTGAAGCACAAAAAAAGTACGTGATTGCTCGGCAGTTGCTTAAATCAGGAACCTCAATTGGTGCGAATATCAGAGAAGCCCAAAGTTGTGAGAGCAAACTTGACTTTATTCATAAACTAAAGATATCTGCTAAAGAAGCCGAGGAAACAGAATATTGGTTGCTTCTATGCAAAAAATCTAAATCGTATCCCGACCCAAGCCCTCAACTTGAATCTGAGTTGCTTTCCATTCAAAAGCTATTAAGCAAAATCATTTTTACAACAAGATCAAATATTAAAAGACCATGAAAAGAATACTTGAAAATAAATATCTGCTGTTCGGGATTGCTTTTATTTTGGGTGCTACAGCGGTTTGGTTCTTAAAACCAGATAAGCAACCAACCAGTAAATCAACCGATCAGCAAATCAGCACCTCAGATAATCAGCAAACCAGCACATCAAAAACCTGGACTTGTTCCATGCACCCTCAGGTACGCAAAGATGAGCCCGGGGACTGCCCAATTTGCGGTATGGAGTTGATTCCATTGAACAGTGAAGAAGGGCTCGACCCAAAAGCTGTGAAAATGTCTGCCAATGCAATGAAACTAGCGAATGTCAGTACGGCAATAGTGGGAGGCTCAGGCAGTGAAAGCGCCATTCAACTGAGCGGTAAAGTAGAAAAAGACGAGCGTTTGGTTTATTCCCAATCCTCGCATATTCCCGGCAGAATTGAGCAACTATTGTTGAATTTCACAGGCGAATATGTCAAAAAGGGACAAACAATCGCCTATATCTATTCCCCGGAATTGGTCACCGCACAGGAAGAATTGTTTGAAGCGCAAAAATTCAAAGCATCTCAGCCGCAATTGTTCCACTCTGCCAAAGAAAAACTCAAAAACTGGAAACTCTCTGAAAGTGAGGTAGAGCAAATTTTGGAAGCAGGAAAACCCAAAGAGACTTTTGCAGTGAAAGCAGATGTATCTGGCTATGTGACCCAAAAAATGCTGCAAAAAGGCGATTATGTCCAAAAGGGCGAAAGTATTTTTGAAATTGCAGACCTCTCAAGGGTTTGGGTGTTTTTTGACATCTATGAATCAGATAT is a genomic window of Chitinophagales bacterium containing:
- a CDS encoding efflux RND transporter permease subunit; translation: MLNKIIKYFLDNKLVTSLILLGFIAWGIVTAPFGWQLGALPSDPVPVDAIPDIGENQQIVFTEWQGRSPQDIEDQISYPLTTYLLGIPGVKSIRSSSIFGFSSIYIIFKEDIEFYWSRSRILEKLNSLPKDILPDGVQPTLGPDATALGQIYWYTIEGRDKDGNPTGGWDLHEIRTVQDFYVKYGLNATDGVSEVASIGGFVKEYQIDVNPDALKSYNIPLHKVMQAVQKSNRDVGAKTIEINQAEYLVRGLGYIKKLEDIEKAVVDVQDNVPIRIKDVAKVSLGPATRRGALDKGGAEVVGGVVVARYGANPLEVINNVKDKIEEISPGLPKKTLANGTESQLTIVPFYDRSGLIYETLGTLEEALSLQILIVILVVIVMVYNLRASLLISTLLPLAILMVFIAMRYFGVDANIVALSGIAIAIGTMVDLGVILSENILKKLNEIDGDTVEINGNNVEKSGNISDEIDGNTVEIDGESKTSYYQKIKVAVYEGSAEVSSAILTAVSTTIVSFIPVFTLQAAEGKLFGPLAYTKTFALIAALIVALFIMPMLAHWFFGLRINHNKIKNGLNIALLPLGILCLVFGQIWAGVILLAFGLVGLLKWFLFEKLEVGNEKLEDRKEKLEDRSWKLEAKNWGYWLLENAEIFIVAFAVLWLLAKYWLPLGAGKSLMLNAVFVSLLVGLILGSFILLEYFYKSILKWCLNHKILFLSLPSFLILLGAVIWLGFNTIFGFVAKGTDKLGWEISQTKTWSALAHTFPGMGKEFMPSLSEGSFLLMPTSMPHSGMEYNLKVLGQMDMLLNSIPEVEMVVGKLGRVESALDPAPISMYENIINYKPEYIVGEDGRRERFEINEHGDFVLNDVWIKRENVEISGNKADEKGSKVEISRNKVDEKGDKVEVDGNKTEINRNKVETNGAEVFFDADAYVFVNKEGEEFSGKVQDKLFQSISNSFHLFLLKNNNGNFFRNWRPHIKSPDDIWEEIVKVTKIPGVTSAPKLQPIETRIVMLQTGMRAPMGIKVYGPDLKTIEDFGMRLEGILKEVASVKSEAVFADRIVGKPYLHININRDEIARYGLNIEDVQQTIETAIGGMKITSTVEGRERFPVRVRYPRELRSSPEAIGNILMASSNGEQVPLKQLVDIEYERGPQAIKSEETFLVGYVLFDKRDGFSEVGVVNDAQKAIQEKIDAGELDVPKGVRYKFSGSYENQVRAEKRLSIIIPVVLAIVFLILYFQFSSVTTSLMVYAGIAMAFSGGFMMLWLYGQNWFVDFSVFGANLRDLFQMQTVNLSVAVWVGFIALFGLATDDGVLMATYLDQSFKRNKTDNIKGIRSAVIEAGQKRIKPAVMTSATTIIALLPILTSTGRGADIMVPMAIPAFGGMIFAAITYFVVPVLYCWREEVKMK
- a CDS encoding TolC family protein, with amino-acid sequence MRTIYFLSIYFNLFLCISLFLSIQASAQSIEDYQQTAAEQNPGLQAKYKEYEAALEKIPQVNSLADPVFSFGYFISPVETRVGPQRARFSLSQMFPWFGTLKAQGDAATLMAEAKFQSFIDVRNKLFYRVAAAYYPLYELQHWQQIEQENIEILESYKSVATKKFENGKAAMADVLRVDIMLNDAITNLKILKDKEQPLRVSFNKLLNRNENDSISIVDSIDYKEFSAEYYNDSLFENHPLLSELDLKIKAAEAGELAAKKKGLPQIGLGLDYVIIGERTDLSGAAASDLNDNGKDAFMPMLSVGIPIYRSKYKAAVKENRLMQESYALQKQEQENALKSNIEMQWFELRQQLDLLKLYEQQIQSSRQTLNLLYSAYSNDNSDFEEVLRMQQQLLKYRKMKATALAQYNIGLAKFNYLTAKTN
- a CDS encoding copper-translocating P-type ATPase, whose translation is MDNQHHNHKDHDKDHSHHEHDGEESSNHQHNNKSSHQHDHHDHHDHHAHMIEDFKKRFWVSLLITLPIVVLAPMIQELLGYELRFQGDRYVQFALSTIVFFYGGWPFLKGLVDEIKDKAPGMMTLIALAISVAYFYSSAVVFGVEGKIFFWELVSLIDIMLLGHWIEMKSVMGASNALQELAKLMPSEAHRITESGDSETVKISELKSGDMILVKPGEKVPADGEIKEGESHLNESMLTGESKPVAKKAGDEVIGGSINDKGSLKIEVKHTEEDSYLSKVIGMVEEAQGTKSKTQNLANKAAGWLFYLALGAGIITLGVWLFMGKEFEYALERMVTVMIISCPHALGLAVPLVVAISTAVAAKKGLLIRNRTAFENSRKITTMIFDKTGTLTKGEFGVTRFESTDQDISNEELLKIAAAMESNSEHPIAGGIMRKVQEMDLKYEEAKNFQNITGQGIQAELNGKKVSIVSPGYLRENEIELPEGDFKDESETVVFVLRENKLIGFIALADEIREDAFESVATLKERGIKVIMATGDNETVAKAVSKTLELDDYYAEVLPEDKQKIIKDLQEKGEFVAMTGDGVNDAPALAQANVGIAVGSGTDVAAETADIVLVNSNPKDIASLILFGAATYRKMMQNLWWAAGYNIVAVPMAAGILAPVGIILSPAVGAVLMSLSTVIVAVNAQLLKKQMN
- a CDS encoding four helix bundle protein: MEKRNEILELSFDFALNVIEYSEKLEAQKKYVIARQLLKSGTSIGANIREAQSCESKLDFIHKLKISAKEAEETEYWLLLCKKSKSYPDPSPQLESELLSIQKLLSKIIFTTRSNIKRP
- a CDS encoding efflux RND transporter periplasmic adaptor subunit gives rise to the protein MKRILENKYLLFGIAFILGATAVWFLKPDKQPTSKSTDQQISTSDNQQTSTSKTWTCSMHPQVRKDEPGDCPICGMELIPLNSEEGLDPKAVKMSANAMKLANVSTAIVGGSGSESAIQLSGKVEKDERLVYSQSSHIPGRIEQLLLNFTGEYVKKGQTIAYIYSPELVTAQEELFEAQKFKASQPQLFHSAKEKLKNWKLSESEVEQILEAGKPKETFAVKADVSGYVTQKMLQKGDYVQKGESIFEIADLSRVWVFFDIYESDINLINKGDSVEFRVKSLPGEKFNGKITYIDPVINPKTRVAKARVEVANNKLKLKPEMFASGIVKSDFAQKSNSIAVPKSAVMWTGKRSVVYVKDSTEQGIYFKMREVVLGSEMGEEYIIESGLEKGEEIAVHGTFSIDAAAQLAGKPSMMNPKGGAERKGHDHGKQATDPASDKSQNHLKFRVSGNCSMCKDRIEGAVKDESGIFSANWNMDTKMMHVEYNPEKISEMEIHRKIAAVGHSTEKVKAEESVYEDLPGCCQYPQNDNK
- a CDS encoding sterol desaturase family protein — its product is METFIQSWLGATFFNSLRYFTIAGLAFIPFYLLMKDRFTKEKIQSKSATKKDFIREVKDSISTMVIFGISGALLLASPVRQYTQVYSEANEFGWLYLILSVALALVIHDTYFYWTHRWMHGKKVYKRFHLTHHLSINPSPWASYTFSGLEGVIQSGIIWVLAFCIPMHEYALLSFTVIAFVINVYGHLGYEIAPLWFRKTTIFKWMATSTYHNLHHSKFNGNFGLYFRWWDKWMNTEVPGYEKAYDKIQERRMEKGLEPELKNI
- a CDS encoding four helix bundle protein translates to MKQSNYITLKDLEVYQLSRKLSALAWEIYSKLNYEQKKIIGDQFIRSADSVGANIAEGYARYHYLEKVRFYHFSRGSLSEAVQHWAELMLERAIINQSAFDSISEIHKPLEVKLNNFIAATLKNKKR